In Candidatus Krumholzibacteriia bacterium, a genomic segment contains:
- a CDS encoding aldo/keto reductase, with protein sequence MRTVETRTGATLPVLGQGTWEMGARRRERQRDIAALQLGFDLGLTLVDTAEMYADGGAEEVVAAASRGRRDRLFLVTKVLPSNASRRGTMAAAEASLRRLQTDWIDLYLLHWEGSHPLEDTLEAFALLQRQGKIRHYGVSNFDMDWMRAVEAVPEGAGVAVNQVFYNLHRRGIERNLLPWCVERGIAIMAYTPLDQGRLVRKRALVQVAQRHGVSPAQIAIAWTLRLPGVVTIVKSATTEYVRENAAAADMVLGAEDLRELDDAFPCPDHDVPLETV encoded by the coding sequence GTGCGCACCGTCGAGACCCGCACGGGGGCCACGCTCCCGGTGCTCGGCCAGGGGACCTGGGAGATGGGGGCGCGCCGGCGGGAGCGTCAGCGTGATATCGCGGCGCTGCAGCTCGGCTTCGATCTCGGTCTCACGCTCGTCGACACGGCAGAGATGTACGCTGATGGGGGTGCCGAGGAGGTGGTGGCGGCAGCGAGCCGCGGTCGGCGCGATCGCCTCTTCCTCGTGACCAAGGTGCTCCCGAGCAACGCCTCTCGACGCGGCACGATGGCAGCTGCAGAGGCCAGCTTGCGCCGCTTGCAGACCGACTGGATCGATCTCTACTTGCTGCACTGGGAGGGCTCGCATCCGCTGGAGGACACCCTGGAGGCATTCGCGCTCCTGCAACGCCAGGGCAAGATCCGCCATTACGGCGTCAGCAACTTCGACATGGACTGGATGCGAGCGGTCGAGGCAGTGCCCGAAGGCGCTGGCGTGGCCGTCAATCAGGTGTTCTACAACCTCCATCGCCGTGGCATCGAGCGCAACCTGCTGCCCTGGTGCGTCGAGCGCGGCATCGCCATCATGGCTTACACGCCCCTCGATCAGGGGCGGCTGGTGCGGAAGCGCGCTCTCGTGCAGGTGGCGCAACGCCACGGCGTCAGTCCGGCGCAGATCGCCATCGCCTGGACGCTCCGTCTCCCCGGCGTGGTCACCATCGTCAAGTCCGCAACAACCGAGTACGTGCGCGAAAATGCTGCGGCGGCGGACATGGTCCTCGGCGCCGAGGACCTGCGCGAGCTCGACGACGCCTTCCCCTGCCCCGATCACGACGTGCCACTCGAAACGGTCTAG
- a CDS encoding M48 family metallopeptidase, whose translation MKPATLLLAAFLAVLASTLLLRWLNLRHLRRHGSHVPPELEGVVEPERLERIARYTVERSRLGTVELAVENIVLGIFLFGGGLGAFDGWVAAHAPSFLGGGMLFFFLLFLAASVLRIPFELVEHFQVEKRFGFNRMSTRLWLSDQVKSLLLGLAIGGLLVGGALVLVRWSPTWWWLWVWTFFLVVSVFLLYLSPVLIEPLFFKFEPLRVAGLEDAIRELLGRAGLVARRVFQVDASRRSTHSNAYFTGLGRVKRIVLFDTLLQQMEPAEILAVLAHEAGHWKLRHVLQRLVVTEALVLAVLYAAWLSLGAEWIPALVGLEQASFYSRALLLAVLGSLLAFPLTPLGSALSRRHEWQADRFAVALTRQPQDLASALAKLARENLQNLHPHPLYATFYFSHPPVVERLRRLQATS comes from the coding sequence GTGAAACCTGCCACGCTCCTCCTCGCCGCTTTCCTGGCGGTGCTGGCGTCGACGCTCCTGCTGCGCTGGCTCAACCTCCGTCACCTGCGCCGTCACGGCAGCCACGTGCCTCCCGAGCTCGAGGGCGTCGTGGAGCCCGAGCGTCTCGAGCGCATCGCGCGCTACACCGTCGAACGGTCCCGCCTCGGTACGGTGGAGCTCGCGGTGGAGAACATCGTGCTGGGAATCTTCCTCTTCGGAGGCGGCCTCGGTGCCTTCGACGGCTGGGTGGCCGCGCACGCACCTTCCTTCCTGGGCGGCGGGATGTTGTTCTTCTTCCTCCTCTTCCTCGCAGCGAGCGTGCTGCGGATCCCCTTCGAACTGGTCGAGCATTTCCAGGTGGAGAAGCGCTTCGGCTTCAATCGGATGAGCACCCGGCTGTGGCTGAGTGATCAGGTGAAGAGCCTGCTCCTCGGTCTCGCGATCGGTGGCCTGCTGGTCGGTGGCGCCCTCGTCCTCGTGCGCTGGAGCCCCACCTGGTGGTGGCTCTGGGTGTGGACCTTCTTCCTCGTGGTGAGTGTTTTCCTCCTCTACCTCTCGCCAGTCCTCATCGAGCCGCTCTTCTTCAAGTTCGAGCCGCTCCGAGTCGCTGGGCTGGAGGACGCCATCCGCGAGCTCCTCGGACGCGCCGGGCTCGTGGCGCGCCGCGTCTTCCAGGTGGATGCGTCAAGGCGCAGCACGCACTCGAACGCCTATTTCACCGGCCTCGGGAGGGTGAAGCGGATCGTCCTCTTCGACACCTTATTGCAACAGATGGAGCCCGCCGAGATCCTGGCGGTACTGGCGCACGAGGCCGGCCACTGGAAGCTGCGACACGTGCTGCAGCGCCTCGTCGTGACCGAGGCACTGGTGCTCGCGGTTCTCTACGCCGCTTGGCTCAGTCTCGGTGCGGAATGGATCCCTGCTCTCGTGGGCTTGGAGCAGGCTTCCTTCTATTCCCGTGCACTGCTTCTCGCTGTCCTCGGCTCGCTCCTCGCTTTCCCTCTGACGCCGCTCGGGAGCGCCCTCTCCCGCCGCCACGAATGGCAGGCCGATCGTTTCGCCGTCGCTCTCACGAGGCAGCCGCAGGACCTCGCCTCCGCCCTCGCCAAGCTGGCGCGGGAGAACTTGCAGAACCTGCACCCACACCCGCTCTACGCGACCTTCTATTTCTCCCACCCGCCGGTGGTGGAGCGCCTCCGACGGCTGCAGGCGACGTCCTAG
- a CDS encoding glycosyltransferase family 2 protein translates to MSASPDKILALVPAYNEGARVRGVVEGARRHLPVLVVDDGSTDDTAAHAEAAGAQLYRRPQNGGKGMGLRDGFRYALDHGYDAVLTLDADGQHDPAEIPAFLQRYRERGADLIIGSRDFRHMPPVRRFANSVGRHVFSWAIGQHVPDNQSGYRLLRGRLMEALLQSQEAGFEFEVEMIVVCVRRGFVLDWVPIRTIYAGEKSHIRRGHHVKHFFRVVWQTHRATRSARP, encoded by the coding sequence ATGAGCGCCTCGCCTGACAAGATCCTCGCCCTCGTGCCGGCGTACAACGAGGGCGCCCGCGTCCGCGGCGTCGTCGAGGGCGCGCGCCGGCACTTGCCCGTGCTCGTCGTCGACGACGGCTCCACCGACGACACCGCCGCCCACGCCGAAGCCGCCGGTGCCCAGCTCTACCGGCGGCCCCAGAACGGCGGCAAAGGCATGGGACTCCGCGACGGCTTCCGCTATGCCCTCGACCACGGCTACGACGCGGTGCTGACCCTCGACGCCGACGGCCAGCACGATCCGGCGGAGATCCCGGCTTTTCTGCAACGCTATCGAGAGCGTGGCGCCGATCTCATCATCGGCAGCCGCGACTTCCGCCACATGCCCCCGGTGCGGCGCTTCGCCAACTCCGTGGGCCGGCACGTCTTCTCCTGGGCAATCGGCCAGCACGTTCCCGACAACCAATCGGGGTACCGGCTGCTGCGCGGCCGACTCATGGAGGCGCTGCTGCAGAGCCAAGAAGCCGGCTTCGAATTCGAGGTGGAGATGATCGTGGTCTGCGTGCGCCGCGGCTTCGTCCTCGACTGGGTCCCCATCCGCACCATCTACGCCGGCGAGAAGAGCCACATCCGCCGGGGGCACCACGTGAAACATTTCTTTCGCGTCGTCTGGCAGACGCATCGGGCCACGCGGTCCGCTCGCCCGTGA
- a CDS encoding pyridoxal phosphate-dependent aminotransferase, translated as MPRHPQVAPALAGIGGSVYSALAARMATHQGEIYPLHVGDTWLEPATGCRMQDLRVEEHPGMHRYAEPQGMPALIDAIVERTRRRSGVPTERGNVLVTGGATGGLGAVLGALLDPGDEVLILAPYWPLIQGMVRCLHGTPVEVPFLGVADTPASAVETVRRRLTPRTVALYVSTPNNPTGRVIPAAWLEALLRWAASENLWILADEVYEDYVYDGEHVYCRQLAPEHTLSVHSFSKAFGMAGNRCGYVVGPREVVREMCKVSTHSFYSTPTASQLAACRALDGRGDDWIARVKPLYEDMGRRAAARLGEPPPQGSTFLFLDVSRQLDERGLPGFLDDCADRGLFVAPGPSFGPYPHHVRLCFTSAAPEVVARGVEVLAERLGR; from the coding sequence ATGCCGCGTCATCCCCAGGTCGCGCCGGCTCTGGCGGGCATCGGCGGCTCAGTATACTCCGCCCTCGCGGCGCGCATGGCCACGCATCAGGGCGAAATCTATCCCTTGCATGTCGGCGACACCTGGCTCGAGCCGGCGACCGGCTGCCGCATGCAGGACCTGCGCGTGGAAGAACATCCCGGCATGCATCGCTACGCGGAGCCGCAGGGGATGCCGGCGCTCATCGACGCCATCGTCGAGCGCACCCGAAGGCGGAGCGGCGTGCCCACCGAGCGCGGCAACGTGCTCGTGACCGGCGGCGCCACCGGTGGACTCGGCGCGGTTCTCGGCGCTCTCCTCGACCCCGGCGACGAAGTGCTGATCCTGGCACCGTACTGGCCGCTCATCCAAGGGATGGTGCGCTGTCTGCATGGCACGCCGGTCGAGGTGCCCTTCCTCGGCGTCGCCGACACGCCGGCTTCGGCGGTGGAGACGGTGCGCCGGCGGCTCACGCCGCGGACCGTGGCTCTCTACGTCAGCACGCCGAACAATCCGACGGGCCGGGTCATCCCGGCTGCGTGGCTCGAAGCGCTGCTGCGTTGGGCGGCGAGCGAGAACCTCTGGATCCTCGCCGACGAGGTCTACGAGGACTATGTCTACGACGGCGAGCATGTCTACTGCCGGCAGCTCGCTCCCGAACACACGCTCTCGGTGCATTCGTTCTCCAAGGCCTTCGGGATGGCGGGGAACCGCTGCGGTTACGTGGTCGGTCCGCGGGAGGTGGTGCGCGAGATGTGCAAGGTGAGCACCCACTCCTTCTACTCGACGCCGACGGCGTCGCAACTCGCCGCCTGCCGCGCCCTCGACGGCCGCGGCGACGACTGGATCGCCCGGGTCAAACCGCTCTACGAGGACATGGGACGGCGCGCTGCGGCGCGTCTCGGAGAACCGCCACCGCAGGGCAGCACCTTCCTCTTCCTCGACGTGAGCCGGCAGCTGGACGAGCGCGGCCTCCCAGGCTTCCTCGACGATTGCGCCGACCGCGGCCTCTTCGTCGCCCCCGGCCCCAGCTTCGGGCCCTATCCGCACCACGTGCGTCTCTGCTTCACCTCGGCGGCGCCGGAAGTCGTGGCCCGCGGCGTCGAAGTGCTCGCCGAACGGCTCGGGCGCTGA
- the lysA gene encoding diaminopimelate decarboxylase, protein MIVCKFGGTSVEDAGALRRLHTIVADRVAEKPLVVVSALAGISDLLVSTFEDGADNEPRLDGRAASTQTQSIESSPGPTAYEALATRHFDLMCEVAGAEACHRLDPWLEALRAGPRRGSAQGQAEWLALGELLASAIVTAALEAWGLRATWFDVRSVMRTRGENPIQDRPDREVLQRLVDRHLRHSIEAGGIVVTQGFIGCDAGGRTTLLGRGGSDFSASLLGAALQAERLEIWTDVDGIMTAPPRLVPGARRLRVLSFDEAAELAYFGAKVLHPATLHPAQEAAIPVLVANSRRPKTAPGTPGTLILPDTTAYHDERAVVRSVAVKHGVTVVTVHSTRMLMAHGFLERIFAVFAKHSTPVDLVSTAEVSVSLTVDDPRSLQAIVDELRAIARVEVAPEMAIICVVGDGMRRARGIAARLFRAVGSTEVRMISQGASEINVSLVVADAEADDVVRRLHEEFFQGNLPRAVFGESFADLETAPSLPASPPSPHRLARVAADLAAKHGTPFYVYELDRVEAQIQRLRTALDHSRARLAYACKANFHPALFFLMRDQGVGIDAVSPMEVERALQCGIPADQVLFTANNVSVETLLAVHDQGVRVNLGSLSDVRRFAAHRAGTEVFLRTNPGIGAGHHAHVVTGGMDSKFGILAEDLQEAREILAARDIRVVGLHAHIGSGSLDAAPHLEAARRLVAAATAFPHLRSLNVGGGLGVPYRRGEPEFALESYGAGLREMLQSLEAALGRTLELWVEPGRFLVAQAGTLVARVTCRKETAGHIYVGLDSGMNHLVRPALYGAYHAIRNLSAPGAPLESVDVVGNICESADVFAMSRPLPSPQEGHLLAIENAGAYGFAMASHYNLWPLPREFVLRDGAVIDV, encoded by the coding sequence ATGATCGTCTGCAAGTTCGGAGGAACTTCCGTCGAGGACGCCGGCGCACTCCGGCGCCTGCACACCATCGTCGCCGACCGGGTGGCGGAGAAACCGCTGGTGGTCGTTTCGGCGCTGGCGGGAATTTCGGATCTCCTGGTCTCGACGTTCGAAGACGGCGCGGACAATGAACCTCGACTCGACGGTCGAGCTGCATCGACACAGACGCAATCCATCGAATCGTCCCCGGGGCCCACTGCCTACGAAGCTCTTGCGACCCGCCACTTCGACCTCATGTGCGAGGTGGCCGGCGCTGAAGCCTGCCATCGTCTCGATCCGTGGCTCGAGGCGTTACGTGCCGGCCCGCGCCGCGGCAGTGCCCAGGGGCAGGCGGAATGGCTGGCGCTCGGTGAGCTCCTTGCCTCCGCCATCGTCACCGCGGCGCTGGAGGCGTGGGGGCTCCGGGCGACCTGGTTCGACGTGCGGAGCGTGATGCGGACACGTGGGGAGAATCCAATTCAGGATAGGCCCGACCGCGAAGTGCTCCAGCGCCTCGTCGACCGCCATCTGCGGCACTCGATCGAGGCCGGCGGCATCGTCGTGACCCAAGGGTTCATCGGCTGTGACGCCGGCGGGCGGACGACGCTGCTCGGTCGCGGCGGTTCCGATTTCAGCGCCTCGCTCCTGGGCGCGGCGCTGCAGGCCGAGCGCCTCGAGATCTGGACCGACGTCGACGGGATCATGACCGCGCCGCCGCGCCTGGTGCCGGGAGCGCGGCGGCTCCGCGTTCTCTCCTTCGACGAGGCGGCGGAGCTCGCCTACTTCGGCGCCAAGGTGCTGCACCCGGCCACGCTCCACCCGGCGCAAGAAGCCGCCATCCCCGTGCTGGTGGCGAACTCCCGGCGTCCGAAAACCGCGCCAGGAACACCGGGAACCCTCATCCTGCCCGACACCACGGCGTACCACGACGAGCGCGCTGTGGTGAGGTCGGTGGCGGTAAAGCACGGCGTCACCGTGGTCACGGTGCATTCGACGCGCATGCTCATGGCGCACGGCTTCCTGGAGCGCATCTTCGCCGTCTTCGCCAAGCACTCGACACCGGTGGATCTGGTGTCGACGGCAGAGGTCAGCGTCTCGCTCACGGTGGACGACCCTCGATCGCTGCAGGCGATCGTGGACGAGCTGCGCGCCATCGCCCGCGTCGAGGTAGCGCCGGAGATGGCCATCATCTGCGTGGTGGGCGACGGCATGCGCCGCGCGCGAGGGATCGCCGCGCGTCTCTTCCGCGCCGTGGGGAGCACGGAAGTGCGCATGATCAGTCAGGGCGCCTCCGAGATCAACGTGAGCCTCGTCGTGGCCGACGCCGAGGCGGACGACGTCGTCCGCCGGCTGCACGAGGAATTCTTCCAGGGCAACTTGCCGCGCGCCGTCTTCGGCGAGTCCTTCGCGGACCTGGAGACGGCGCCGTCCTTACCTGCGTCACCCCCATCGCCGCACCGTCTCGCCCGGGTGGCGGCCGATCTCGCCGCGAAGCACGGAACTCCCTTCTACGTTTACGAGCTCGATCGTGTCGAAGCGCAGATCCAGAGACTCCGCACCGCCCTCGACCACTCCCGAGCGCGCCTCGCCTACGCGTGCAAGGCCAACTTCCACCCGGCGCTCTTCTTCCTGATGCGCGACCAGGGCGTCGGCATCGACGCCGTCTCGCCCATGGAGGTGGAACGGGCGCTACAGTGCGGCATCCCTGCGGACCAGGTGCTCTTCACCGCCAACAATGTCTCGGTCGAGACCTTGCTCGCCGTACACGACCAGGGTGTGCGCGTCAACCTGGGGTCGCTCTCCGATGTTCGCCGCTTCGCTGCGCACCGCGCCGGCACGGAGGTGTTCCTTCGCACCAACCCCGGGATCGGCGCCGGCCACCATGCCCACGTCGTCACCGGCGGCATGGATTCGAAGTTCGGCATCCTGGCGGAGGATTTGCAGGAGGCGCGGGAGATCCTCGCGGCCCGCGACATCCGCGTCGTCGGCCTGCACGCGCACATCGGCTCCGGCAGTCTCGATGCGGCACCACACCTGGAAGCGGCGCGGCGGCTGGTGGCGGCGGCCACGGCGTTTCCGCACCTGCGCTCTCTCAACGTGGGCGGCGGTCTCGGTGTCCCCTACCGGCGCGGCGAGCCCGAGTTCGCCCTGGAGAGCTACGGCGCCGGCCTGCGGGAGATGCTGCAATCGCTCGAGGCGGCGCTCGGACGCACGCTCGAGCTCTGGGTCGAGCCCGGGCGATTCCTCGTGGCGCAAGCCGGCACGCTGGTGGCGCGCGTCACCTGTCGCAAGGAAACGGCCGGGCACATCTACGTGGGCCTCGATTCGGGAATGAACCACCTGGTGCGGCCGGCGCTGTACGGGGCTTATCACGCCATCCGCAATCTCAGCGCTCCCGGGGCGCCGCTCGAATCGGTCGACGTCGTGGGCAACATCTGCGAATCCGCCGATGTCTTCGCCATGAGCCGCCCCCTGCCCTCGCCGCAGGAAGGGCACTTGCTCGCCATCGAGAACGCCGGCGCCTACGGCTTCGCCATGGCCTCGCACTACAATCTCTGGCCGCTGCCGCGGGAGTTCGTCTTGCGCGACGGCGCGGTGATCGACGTCTGA
- a CDS encoding DNA polymerase IV, producing MSPRRTAPTSSTTAPSAVSPASRCGLPRTRTTADRSFLLDEARRSRCRASSSSGPAPMNRERVILHVDMDAFYAAVEVRENPALAGKPLIIGHRGRRGVVSTCSYEARRFGVHSAMPSVTAERLCPQAVWLPGRMDLYVEVSRALRTVFDAFTPTVEPLSIDEAFLDLTGAAADLEDGRQTAQALKERLLAAQRLTASVGVAPNKFLAKIASDLEKPDGLVVIGPRDIASMLWPLPVERLWGVGPKTAARLRQRGIRSVGDVAALPESVLALQVGSGMAGHLLALAHGRDERPVEAGREAKSLSEERTYATDLTAPDDIDRALLQRAEGVSQELRRQALVARTVHLKVRSGDFTTWTRAATLTAPTDLAEVIVGAARTLFAERIDLGGRGVRLLGIGVSGLVPAGGEQSSLFADATLERARRAARAADALRERLGPEAVVRARLLRPSRGDEDEDGETSPPEASSPPTVD from the coding sequence GTGAGCCCGCGCCGAACGGCACCTACGAGCTCGACTACTGCGCCGTCGGCGGTCAGCCCTGCTTCCAGGTGCGGCCTGCCGCGGACTAGAACGACAGCCGACCGTTCCTTCTTACTCGACGAGGCCCGGCGTTCCCGTTGCCGGGCTTCGTCGTCTTCCGGACCGGCGCCGATGAACCGCGAGCGCGTGATCCTGCACGTGGACATGGATGCCTTCTACGCCGCGGTCGAGGTGCGCGAGAACCCCGCTCTCGCCGGCAAGCCGCTCATCATCGGCCATCGGGGCCGGCGCGGCGTGGTCTCCACCTGTTCGTACGAAGCGCGGCGCTTCGGCGTGCATTCGGCCATGCCGTCCGTCACCGCCGAGCGGTTGTGTCCGCAAGCGGTGTGGCTGCCGGGGCGGATGGATCTCTACGTCGAGGTGTCGCGGGCGCTGCGTACGGTGTTCGACGCCTTCACACCCACCGTCGAGCCGCTCTCCATCGACGAAGCGTTCCTCGATCTCACCGGCGCCGCTGCCGACTTGGAAGACGGCCGGCAGACGGCACAGGCCCTCAAGGAGCGCCTCCTCGCCGCGCAGCGCCTCACGGCTTCGGTGGGCGTGGCGCCGAACAAGTTCCTGGCCAAGATCGCTTCCGATTTGGAGAAGCCCGATGGGCTCGTGGTCATCGGGCCGCGGGACATCGCCTCGATGCTCTGGCCGCTGCCGGTGGAGCGCCTCTGGGGCGTGGGGCCCAAGACGGCGGCGCGGCTGCGACAGCGCGGCATCCGCAGCGTGGGCGACGTCGCCGCTTTGCCCGAATCGGTGTTGGCGCTGCAGGTGGGGAGCGGGATGGCGGGACACTTGCTCGCTCTCGCCCACGGGCGGGACGAGCGCCCGGTGGAAGCCGGGCGCGAGGCGAAGTCGCTCTCCGAGGAGCGCACCTACGCCACCGACCTCACGGCGCCCGATGACATCGATCGCGCCTTGCTACAGCGCGCCGAGGGCGTGAGCCAGGAGCTGCGCCGGCAAGCTCTCGTGGCACGGACGGTGCATCTCAAGGTGCGAAGCGGCGACTTCACGACCTGGACACGCGCTGCGACGCTCACGGCACCGACGGATCTGGCCGAGGTGATCGTGGGGGCGGCGCGCACACTGTTCGCCGAGCGCATCGATCTCGGCGGCCGTGGCGTGCGTTTGCTTGGCATCGGCGTGAGCGGCCTCGTCCCTGCCGGCGGCGAACAGTCCTCGCTCTTTGCCGACGCGACGCTGGAGCGCGCCCGCCGCGCTGCCCGCGCCGCCGACGCGCTGCGCGAACGGCTCGGGCCCGAGGCCGTGGTGCGAGCGCGGCTGCTGCGCCCGTCCCGGGGCGATGAGGACGAAGACGGCGAGACCTCTCCGCCCGAAGCTTCGAGCCCGCCCACGGTGGACTGA